A genomic segment from Halorubrum depositum encodes:
- a CDS encoding ketopantoate reductase family protein: MEVLVYGAGALGGLIGGLLARSHDVTLVGRDPHMRRIREDGLRIDGEIDAHVHPRALTDGTHRSADLALVTTKAYDTDAAARAFATGEYDAVCSLQNGLTEERLVAALDPTVLAGTASYGALLAEPGRVTCTGVGEVVVGSLAGGRDPLAERVGGAFDEAGIETTVAADMPRRRYEKLAVNAGINGPSALARLSNGATLDGPGGEVAREAAREVARVARADGVALGEDEAVAAVERVAADTAANRSSMHEDVAAGRRTEIDAIYGAVADRADRFGTAAPTCRTLASLIRAWELGEGVRESA, translated from the coding sequence ATGGAGGTCCTCGTCTACGGCGCCGGCGCGCTCGGCGGCCTGATCGGCGGGCTGTTGGCCCGTAGCCACGACGTCACCCTCGTCGGGCGCGACCCGCACATGCGGCGGATCCGGGAGGACGGGCTCCGGATCGACGGGGAGATCGACGCCCACGTGCACCCCCGGGCGCTCACCGACGGGACGCACCGCAGCGCCGACCTCGCCCTCGTCACGACGAAGGCGTACGACACGGACGCGGCGGCGCGGGCGTTCGCGACCGGCGAGTACGACGCGGTCTGCTCACTCCAGAACGGGCTCACCGAGGAGCGGCTCGTCGCCGCGCTCGACCCGACCGTGCTCGCCGGCACCGCGAGCTACGGCGCCCTGCTCGCCGAGCCCGGGCGGGTGACGTGTACGGGGGTCGGCGAGGTCGTCGTCGGCTCGCTCGCCGGCGGTCGGGACCCGCTCGCGGAGCGCGTCGGCGGCGCGTTCGACGAGGCCGGGATCGAGACGACGGTCGCCGCGGACATGCCCCGGCGCCGGTACGAGAAGCTCGCGGTCAACGCGGGGATCAACGGCCCCTCGGCGCTCGCGCGCCTCTCGAACGGCGCGACGCTCGACGGGCCGGGCGGCGAGGTCGCGCGCGAGGCGGCCCGCGAGGTGGCTCGCGTCGCGCGCGCCGACGGCGTCGCTCTCGGCGAGGACGAGGCGGTCGCCGCCGTCGAGCGGGTCGCCGCCGACACCGCCGCCAACCGCTCGTCGATGCACGAGGACGTCGCCGCGGGGCGTCGGACCGAGATCGACGCGATATACGGCGCCGTCGCCGACCGCGCCGACCGCTTCGGGACCGCGGCGCCGACGTGTCGGACCCTCGCGTCGCTGATACGGGCGTGGGAACTCGGAGAAGGGGTCCGCGAGTCCGCCTGA
- a CDS encoding DUF7556 family protein: MSRSSTPWDDPDPDHRPTALPADPTLDADDSPDIMASIDSSASRPELVIADVSRENAWVSVDETDATVLEEWC; encoded by the coding sequence ATGTCACGGAGTTCCACTCCTTGGGACGACCCGGACCCCGATCACCGTCCGACGGCGCTGCCCGCGGATCCGACGCTCGACGCCGACGATTCCCCGGACATCATGGCGTCGATCGACTCGTCGGCGTCGCGACCGGAGCTCGTGATCGCGGACGTCTCGCGGGAGAACGCGTGGGTCTCGGTGGACGAGACCGACGCGACCGTCCTCGAGGAGTGGTGTTGA